ATAGCGCTGAAGTTTAAATTACTGCAAAGTTTTTCATTCTTATCAATGACAACGCCAAGGCATGTTCTTCACAGGGATACCATTCACTTCTGATAGGTCTCATTCCTTGAGTGgtaataaaacagatttgttcaagttcattttcaaacttgacACAGCAAAAAATTCCTCAATACATCCTATTGCTTTGATCACCTCATGTCTATTAGATAGAAATATTGTCGTATCATCTCCCAGTTGGGATAATTTAATTCTCTATCTAAGGTCATTATACTTTGGAACTGACCTTTTTTAACATGTACGGCCATAACTTGCGTAACAAGAAGGAATACGAAGGGGCTAAGTAGATAACCTTGTCTTATCCCATGACAAATATCAAACCTAGAAGTCACCGTGTGCTGGCTTAAAAGAGCTGTTGCATCCTTTATATAATATTTGACAGCTTTCAAAAATTGGTTCCCAAATCCAAAACAATTAATAACTTAAAACACAAATTGGTGGCTTattgtgtcaaatgctttttaaaattaagaaatgaaataaaactattgtccaatatatattcattttaattaatcatATCCAATATTAATCATATGTTATTACATATATTTCTTCATGGCATGAATCCAGATTGTTCTTCATCAATAACATCATCCAGTCCTGATTTTAACCTTTTAGCAAAGACTTTATTTAACAGACCAATTGGTCTCAAATTCTCAATGCTTAGTTTATCTTTTTTCAGTTTAGGGATCAATTTAATAAGACCTTGTATGGCTTCTTCAAACATGGGCAATAAAAATGGGGCTAATATCTCAATGAAGACTTTATAAAATTCACTTATCAACCCATCATTCCCAGGAGAAGAGAGCCAATTCATTTTTGTACCTCTGTAAAAGTAATTTCTGGTCGCAAACTGATTTAAAACTGTCATCAATGCCTTTGATGTCCTTTTCtatgtgtttaaaaaacaagaattGTTAGCATACAACTTCTAATAGCAATTAGCTACATATTGCgaatttttttcatctttttcgtCTTCGAATGCTAGATTATTAATTTTAAGTTTACAGAAGAAAGATAGCTcatagtttttcttttctaaacCACTTCCTCCTAGACCTGACAAAGGCACCTATGGCCTTTTCCTCATATACTTTACCCAATTCGAGTTGTAGATATGACAGTTCTCTCAGCCCTTCTCCAGGCAAGCTTACTTTCTCCAATAGTCTTATCATTTTTGCAGTTATTTgggattctctctctctgtttgcatTAGCAATCCTTTTCCCAAATGATAAAACTACATGTctaatttcatatttcattaatTCCATAATTTCATTTTCCATAATTGTTTAGTGAATTTGCTTGTCTCCAAtatttgtcaattattttttggGTTTCATTCTTAAATGTTATTTCGTaatagtattttatttaatttccagTAATCTCTAACAAAGTTATGTCTAATTGATCCCATATTGACCTTAATTGTAACAGCCTTATGATCTGTGAAAACTGTGGGTTGTATTAGCACTGAATCTACCTTATCTTCAATATCTGAAGAGACCAACCAAACGTCTATACAGGAATGCTGAGATCCATCCTTATTACTCAAAGTATATATCCATCGCTTTAAGTGTCTCCAGATGTCAATGAGGTCCATCCTACCACATATATTTTCTTATTCACTCATTACTCTATCCTTGGGAGGCCATCTATCCATGTTTTCATCCATCACTGTATTAAAATCTCCTCCCCATAAAACGCTGAAGGGAATGTCGATGGGAACAGTTGATTAATTTTACTCTCTGTTgttgaaaatatatttgcattgttttgtttattattggAGACATAGATATTTATAATAGTGAACTGAGAGTTGTCAATATCTACAAGAACAAATATCCATCTACCATTTGTATCTGTTAGGTGATTGATAATATGACCTTTAAACTTTCTCTGTGTAGCCACCCCTGCTGACCTATTAACTACCATAGGAAAACCACACATCTTTTCCCCACTGACTCATCCAGAATGACACATCTGCTTCTGAAGCATGAGTTTcttggataaaataaaaatcagcacCTTTGCTTTGGCAACATAAGAATACACATTTTCTCTGTAACTGGTTTCTAATACCCCTGGCATGTACAGATAGAACAGAAATTGACATTAaagaacagacaaaaaagtAGAGAACTGTTTCCTCTAAACTCTTAAACTCTCCTGGCAATTGCAGGCATCACTGCAGAAGTGTTGAATAGTTGGTTGCCTTATTAATACACTAAGTGCTTCCTGAAGTTAAAGGCCAGATCTTAAACAGAATAGTCCAGCTTACCGAAGAGAACAATAATACACTTATCTCCGTTCactttgcagcttttctctcaGTCTATTTTACCTTCTTTCCCGTTTATAAATGCCTTATTCCCCATGAAGTAGCCTACTGTACAGgccttgtctcctctcctccttgcTGCCTCCACAGCTGGCCATAGACGACTGTGACTCTGTCAGCTGAAATCCTCTTTGTATTGGAGCCTGTTGTTCTTTAGGTAGTTGCTCTTCTTGGATCCTCTCCATAACATGTCTATAGCTGTTCTGGACAGGAACCTGATGATTACTGGTCGCACTGACAGGTTGGATCCTCCGTCTTTAGTTTTACCGATTTTGTAGACAATATCTATTGCAGCAACCCGTTCTCATTCCCAGTGCGTCAAATACCGCCGCTTTGTCACGCCCCTCGGCGTCTCACACTGACGCACAAGACACCCTTTAGCGTCTGTATGAGACGCACCGGGCTTTCAACTAATGTAAACTCATCCGCGTCATTATTAGACGCTCAAAGCAACAGCTCCGGGCGTCCATCCACTCCAACATTAACCCGACCGGGGCGCTATAAGACCCTTTGAGCATCAGTCAGTGAGTAGACCCGCTGCCCAGAAGTATTGTGCTCACTATCAACTCACattttaaggttttcttttaatgatttcataatttctcaacacaaaacacgaaagtgtccttgataattCAACACTAATATAGGTTAATGTTATGGgcttcagttttaattatttctcttttgattCGGATATATTAAGTGTTTTTTCTGCCAGTATACTGTTTTGTCAGTGAATTACAATACCAGGCTATTTGAGTGTCCTTTGATCAATGTGATTTATGtgagaaaagtgatttatttaacaaaaacaaggtATGGAGTGTGGATATCAGTGGAATCAGTAGTGTAAGGTGTGCACAAGGGATGAGATAGTGTGTGGCTGTTGTAAGGTGCATTTAGGAGAAGAACTGAGGAACTGCTGCCGTCTTCACACCACTGGACTTGTGCCTGcaagagagaagagggagaaggagtggGAAACAAAACCAGCAAAACCAAGGACAGGGTAGGAGTAACAGGACCTTGCTCTTATAGTCTGGGAACACCAGGCCCAGGTGTCAACAGGAGGCACTAATCAAAATACTGCCCAATAGTGAGATGCAAGGCATGGAAATACAAAGACACTGCTGCATAATAACAGCAGGTGTCATCACGCTACCAAAGAAAGGGGGGGTTAGCTCTTCCAGTTCTGAAAGACTATTACAAGACAGCCTAACTGCGGCCTTTAATAGGCTGGTGTATAAAGCTAGATGGAAAGAAATTGAGCAAACAATGGGGAAAGGAATACCAGTTAATGCAATGATTGTGATCCCAAACTATCCAACCAGCTTCTAGATAACGATAACCCATGGATTATTAGTTCACTTTAGATGTGGATAAAGAGTTCCATTTGAGGAGGACAGTGGAAATTTTAAAGTGGTTTGCATATGACCCAGGATTTACACCTATTAAAGATGTCAAAAGATTTAAAGATTGGACCTTTAGATTAGAGATTATGTCAGCAAAAAAATGGGAAAGGAGAAAATGAGCTACTCCAAATATTTACAAGAGCATATGAGGAAAGACCTATACTTGAGCCTTCAGCAATTTAAGACAATATATTcgaaattaaaataaagtgggAAACAGAGGATAATCTGATAATCACACAAAAGAATTGGGAAAAGTTATTTAGACAACAGTGGAAAACAACAAGCTCTCCACCTTGGAGAGACTTTAGCTGCAAGAACGTTATTTCAGTACCCCTGCTGATTTAGCTTATAAATCAACAGTTAAAATCAATTTTCCTTAATAGAGGGTTTGCTTTTTTACCATTACAGCTCTGTTGCCAGTAATTTGGTCCAACTCCAATGCCAACATTCCCTGATatgtagctaacattagctagttagctaacattagctagttagctaacgTCGAATAGGATagctaccacacacacatgttaaatgttttaaccaCTAACTATATATCCTAACATAATATTTAGTCAACAGCTCATTGCATTAAAACTCATGAGATTTAAATGATGCTCATCAACATAATGCGACTTTCAGCTTTCATCTGCCATGTGCGGGAATCACTTCCTCCTTCCTAAGGTCAAATGAATGAAGTAGGTCTATCCACAGGCGGGGCTGGACCTTCAGGGAGGGGCTGCACCAACGTCCAACTCCGCCTTCCTGCAGGCCGCAGCCACTACCTTCTCATTACAACCGTCTCAGACTAAGTGACAGTTAGCGCTGCTCGACAGATGTCCTGGACTTGTGATTTtgatgttatcttttttttcaggaaCTCTGTATAAGCGGGCGTTATGTTGTTGGCTGTAATCTCATTGACTTTTTGTTTCATCTCAGTGTCTTTCTTCTGAGGCTGCTCACAATTGTCTTTTAGAGCCACATTTGGTTTTTTCAAGTCCACCACTTCTTGATGACAGTAATCCAGTGACCTTTTTAGACTGTGTATTTGAACTGTGTTGTAATGGACAGCCTTATCGTTTTGTCTGCTCTTTCATTTATCTTCTCAATGACAGCTGTGattatggtgtttttttaaCTCAGTGACCCATATTTCATTGTTTGAGGTTTTTCAGGgatgtgttttctcttttttgtcaaCTCTAACCTTCTTAGTTTGATGTTTCACAGCATAAGAGTGAatctcttttatgttttttgtttttctttgataacTATAATCTCCATATCTCTCCATATACCTTCATTCAAGTTGAAGGAACTCACCTTCACCTTTTAAGTTTTCCATTGTTGGCACTTGCAATTAGCTTAATGCTAGTCAATGCTAGCTCCGCTTCTTGGCGTTCGAGGCCTCATTCATTCCTGTGAAAgctgctcagtggtgcatgaagccaaaaaagtttgacttctTCTGCATCTgtggggcccatagagcaaACGCGCTAGCGACTTCTGTCGGCCAAGCTGGCTACTTCAGGCTTAGCCTTGTGGCTAACTTGAATTGGGATAAAACAGTTCCATCGTGAGGCTCTTCTAGAccttccaaatgttattggaccgaaaggatcaaattctgatggtgaaatgagtcatttcgaGGAGATTGTGATGcttaaaaaatgtatccactgatttacaggTGTCtattcacaatgtaagtctaaaTCTCAATAGCATCATGTGAcgtaattacacagtttggccactatgtcaaactGGCTTCAAAGCCTGTCGCTGTTCCTGGGAACTTGTTTtatatacatccatggtttacTGGACGTACTCAACTACCCTACAATGCATTGTGTCTCTTCAGACTGCAAAATGGTGAAGATGGGCCAGGCTAAAcgctgttgtaatttttgctggACTGTTAacatgtcactttattaagttttaatattttttcaggtgagaaagtaaccatttagattcccattatgtggtcagtttatccaaatgacacctgtttggaaatttgctctgaTGTTTTAGCTTATTGTTTTAAGGTCTTCGGCTGATCAACAACTGTCAATATGACTTGGAAACTGCAAGTTAAACATCAAGTGCCTCAACTATTTATTATCttatcataaataataaatagttgATAAAATCTTGGTGGGACGCCATACACATGGCACAACATCATGAACCAGAAATTTTTATTTGGGAGGTTTGTTAAAGAACTTTTGTTGATTCTAAGAATAATCAATCAATCGGCTCTTCTTGTTGTAATCCATAGAATATTTCTATGGCTCACAACTATATAccctttttctcttcattgtGATTTgtacctctctttctctctctctcgctttctctctctctctctgtctctctctctctcctttattTGCTGTGGgactcccctcctcccccaccctcctcctccccctctgaACTGAGCTTCAAAAGCGCGATCCATGGTGCAAAAGCTTCCTTTTCTCCGTTTTCCTTTAGGATGGCATTCTTCAAATATCTGCGCTCTGTTAAGAATGAGCTTATTCTCTTCTCgtctccttttctccttcttccaTTGCCTTTGGTGATCGCGACACCGGTATGTAACAGATTTGAATGAAACAATAGATTCATTTGAATTAAACTTTGCCTTCAGAGTGGCGAAATTTTGCTCTTGGTCATTTTAGCACAAGACAGTTGAAGTGTTGAATGGtgacttttagtttttttgCAACATATATCCTGCACCACTCAGAACTTCTTTAATTATGATTAAGTTAGTCTAATTAGGGGGGGAAATCACTTCATGTACATGCAGTTTTAATATATAAATTGACTAAATTCATCCGTAAATTCTGTGCTCCGGAAGATAATTTTTTGCCAGAAAATGCCGTTTTTAAATGAGTCTTATTTGCGCTGGATCTCTATTGCACCTGTTGATGCGGCACACAACTGCACAGCGCCCTTGGAGAAAAATGCATGAGAACTGTCCAGTGTTGCCTGAGGCTGGtggatttctgttattttaactCCTTGTTGTTAACATGAAGGGTCATGTCCAGCGTGGGAACACAGAGTCAAAGGGTTCTGTCCACGTTGCCACCGCTACATGTGACATAGGGACATGCACACAGGCAACACGCATGTTATGATAAGCAGAGACTCCAATGTAAAGTAGCCATGAACAAGGACATAGGGTAGAGGTAGCCTGTGCCTACTATGAACAGAGGTGCTCTTTGGAGAGAAGAAGACTCAGACTGATAGAAGATTAAGTTTAGGATTCTTTGCTTGCTTgcaaaaaacagagaaaagggaTTCTTTGAAAAGTTTTGATTTAAAGTAACCAAGGCTTTTTCTTTAAAGGTTTCAAAAGTCTTTATTACACAGGCTGCAGGGcaataaatcatgaaaaatgaatgtcatATGATAATAATTTGAGGGATATTTATAGAGCTTAGAAGTATAATCTACATCTTTCAAATGTACAATCAGGTGACCAGAAATAATAGACTAACAAGTACACTTTGCCCTTTGAACTGTCATAACATCccattaaaaaattatataacaGTTATTGAATCTTGAGGctgttgtgcatttttttcacacCATATGTGGCACCTTTCCATAAGGGACCTTGAACCATAAAAGAAAGTCCTTGTGTGcatttttctgtatgtttttccatgttttcatgCAGGAGGCAGAATGTGCCTATGTGATAATCCTGATGGCGGTGTACTGGTGCACAGAGGTCCTACCACTGGCTATAACAGCTCTGCTCCCAGCCCTCCTTTTCCCCTTGTTTGGCATCATGCAGTCAAAAGACGTAAGTGAAATTACAGCAGGAGTCTATCAAACTTTCTCAACTTTATCAGTCACACTTACCCTGTGTGAACTATGACCCTTCTGTTCCAGGTGTGCATGCAGTACCTAAAGGACACAAACATGTTGTTTGTGGGGGGACTGATGGTGGCAGTAGCCGTGGAACACTGGAATCTGCACAAGCGCATCGCCCTGAGGGTGCTGCTATTTGTTGGTGTGCGCCCGGCACTGTGAGTGGCTCAGTTGCACGCCTCCACAGCAGATTCTCTGTTTGGCTTGTCATATTTTATGACCTTCATGTCTGAACCATATCTAATCAACTATGATTTCAAAAACAGCTATAGATAAGAAAACTATTTTCAAGTTTTTAATTCCGTCATAAAagtctttccctctttttgttattgatAGTTGTAAAACACTCAAGGCCCCCTCTTCCAACCGAAGGCCACTAACagtatatgttttgtttttttaatcttcctGGCAGGTTGATGTTGGGTTTCATGGGTGTGACAGCCTTCTTGTCCATGTGGATCAGTAACACAGCTACCACAGCCATGATGGTGCCTATTGTTCAAGCAGTGTTGGAACAGCTCAACAACAGTGACGCAGAGCTACCTCAGATCCTCAGCTCAGAGGAGCAAGTCCAGACATCAGAGACGGATAGCAAACTGCCttcacagacagagaaacagagtgagGGACAAGGTTAGCTGTGATCATCTTTAAGAGACAGATTTTAGTATGATGCACAGCATTTAAAAACTATGTTGCTTGTAGATCCTCTCATTCCTGTCTCTGTTTGAAGGTCCAGTGATGGTGACTTTCTTGGATGCCACAGTGGAGGCTACAAGGCATAAGGAGGCAGCCGAAAGACGGAGAATGTGTAAAGGGATGACCCTTTGTGTTTGTTATGCTGCCAGCATCGGAGGCACTGCCACGCTAACAGGGACTGGTCCCAATCTGGTGCTGAAGGGCCAGATGAGCCAGTGAGTGTTTTGTTCTTTAGTAgtattccattttttttaaccttgttcatcaaaatatttttattcccatttgttgttttccttaGACTCTTTCCTCAAAATGGAGATGTGATTAACTTCGCCTCCTGGTTCGGCTTCGCCTTCCCTAACATGATCCTCATGCTTACACTGGCCTGGCTTTGGCTGCAGTTTGTCTTTGTGGGATTCAAGTGAGTTTGGTGATGGTTAAAGCCTAATTATAGTGACAGAGACTTGAATCGACATCAAGAAACTTTTACCGCATCAAGAATGTGATTGAGTGCAGAGGTGACACAAAGATTTTGTTTCCCTTGTGATGCCTTTAGTTTTAAGAAGACATGGGGCTGTGGAGCAgtgaagacagagaaggagattGCTGCCTATAATGTGATCCGTGAGCAGCATCGTCTGCTGGGGCCCATGTCCTTTGGAGAGATCAGCGTCTTGGGTCTCTTCACTCTGCTGGTCGTGTTGTGGTTCACAAGGGATCCAGGCTTTGTGGACGGCTGGGCAACAGATATCTTCAACTCCAGAGCAGAGTTTGTATACAAAACTACATCTGATTTCCACTCAAATTAACCTATTAATCTCTTATGAATTATTTGCTTTGAAGAAACTTTCATATAAGTGTGCATGTTCACTCCCTCACCTCTTCACCTCTTAGGTACGTGACAGATGCTACCGTGGCAGTCTTCATTGCCGTCCTCCTCTTTGTTCTGCCCTCAAAACCCCCACGTTTCTGTTCATGGAGGACTCAAAGCTTTGACACAGGTGAGCCATCATTCTGCTTGAATAAATTTCATTCAGTTATATCAGAGTTGCATTGATTTAACACTGATATTGAATTTATTGGATCTGTAGCACCTCATCAAAGTGCTGGCCCAACTCCACCTCTACTCACCTGGAAAGTTGCCCAGAAGAAGTTACCATGGGGCATCGTGCTTCTTCTTGGAGGAGGTTTTGCCCTGGCCAAGGGAAGTGAAGTAAGTGGCAGTGACAGTCATAATGTTAATGGGACATTACGCCTGGGCTAAGAGCTTACACATAATGTGGTGTGAATTCTAATGTCTGTGGAGTGGGGAGTGTGGTGGTGGCTTCATGGTTATGTGTGTTTAAAtcttttcatgaaatcaaaccCCACTTTTGTTACAATTCAATCAAGTGCCATTCCCGCACTTGATTCAAATCCTATATACAAGGGATTCACATGTAATGAGGAGCATATGTAATCCAAAgttactgtttttaattttattttattgatattagCTTTACGGTTTTCTGTTTACTCTCCTAACACCAAATCAGAGCTGTGCTAAGTTATTGctaatgcaaaccaaacatttcctacCGATGCTAGTTCAAATTATTCTATTCTGAATTTTATGCTTTAAATACCACTGAGTTACACTGTGTAATCATGGTAAATGAGCAAATGTTAACTCAGCTGTACAGATAAAGACTGCAGACATTTCCAGGAAAAGGTTTTACcctgtatatgtttatgttatatatatctttttagGAATCAGGACTCTCGAAGTGGATGGGAGATCAAATGACACCCCTACAGAGCATCCCTCCCTGGGCAATTGCTATCGTCCTATGCCTGCTGATTGCTACCTTCACAGAGTGCACTAGTAATGTAGCCACTGCAACGCTCTTCCTACCGGTCTTAGCCTCAATGGTAAGAGTTCttagagagaaagtgaaatgtgtttgatgaaagaaagaagcagCATGTTAGACTGCAGGTGACAGACAATCATGTTTGGCAGTTGTGGTTCAGTGAGGTGAAGTGCCTCCTAGCGtactgtatttcctcaaataataGATAGCAGTCAATTAAAAGCTGGGTCTCTGATAATGGCTGGGGGCGTGGCCgacatgaacaaataaaggctggctccaaaaacagGCCAGGGAATAAACAATGGTGGATAAACTCCTGTTGCCTGTTATAAAATGTGCATGCCAGTTAAATATAAATAGTAGTTACCATCGATGAGCATGCTACCcccatgctacagctaagtggtgaACTGCCAACACATTCCGGATGGAACTCAAGTGCTAGAATTATTGTTTTGCATATCAGCCTAAGTGGATTGCTGGTAACGTtgtaacaaaaatttaacagagcaaattgaagcagatcagaaaacaaggaggctttgtactaaaatatgagcaaatatacttttcaaacagagggaattagaaataGAGGCCTACTTCTAATATAAGCCTCCAGTAAGCACCAgtggtaccctctgcagttgaaGTAAATAAAGGCTCCGGCCACTATTTTAGGAATTACGGTAATTTCTTTTGAACGGATCTCCCCAATTGGAGTCCAGCATTGAAACTACTCCCAGTGGAAGCCGGCCTATTTTCCCTTATTTGGTTACCCATCTAGTTGGTCATTCAGGCTGAATATGTTTGTCCCCTTCCCCGGGCCCCTCCTCCCATTAGGAACCTGCCAAACACACCAATTCAGCACAGTGCCTTGTAATGCTGCCCACCCCATTGCAGCTGAAGAATGGCATTACTGTGCATGCTAGTCAAGAGAACGCCAGAGCTGGGTTGTGAAAGACTGTGCCAAGCTCGGGTATTCAGACAGATATTTATTAAGGGCGATTCCAAGTGGCACACAAGGGTGTCCAACTCTCATTTGAAAACAGTATagaaagagaagggagagacagaaaagagcaTCTGATCAGTTACATGCAGCTGAAAGTGGGGACATGACACTTGTGGCAGTCATGGCTTGTGGCATGTCACTTCATTTGTCATTCTGTCAATCGTTGAATATTTAGCATttgatttaaacaaaaaacatcagacaATAGAAAACACTGTCATCATGGTAACCTGATATACAGCCAATAGTTTAAATAAGACTAACTATAAAGTCCCAGTCTTTTCACCCTTTGTTTATTTTGAGAACCAAAAATTACTGTGCACTTGTAAGATACTGTGCTGTGGGATATGTAATTCAGACAGAAATTCCACAGAGTAATGTTTTCTGCATCTTAGTAGTCTGCCATTATCGTTACACATGTAGTACTTTTCTATTTTAGATATCATGACTCAGCCCCAAGCTTGCAGGAATTGCATCTTAATTACACCCACCTAATGAGAGTTTTCACTCCGCACAGAATTGCACACATTTCACTCTGAGTTATGAGTCAATGATTACGGTTGCAGAAAAATAGCCAGATAGAGGAGTGGAGGCTTTTGTCATCAAGGGTGTGTTCATCCCTGTCTCAGACTGCTGATGCTCTCTGTGTGATTCTTCCAGTCCCAGTCCATTGGAATCAATCCATTATACGTCATGGTGCCTTGTACTCTGAGTGCCTCTTTCGCCTTCATGCTGCCTGTTGCTACGCCTCCAAATGCCATCGTCTTCTCTTATGGATACCTCAAGGTTGCTGACATGGTGAGTATGGCAGTGGCTTCCTGTGTTTATTCAGTAAATTATACGTTGAACATGCAAACTTTAGGGCCACTATTAGACAGCTAAATTCATGTGTTCACAGTCGCTTGTGGTTGCGACCTGAAactgttaaaggaatagttttgaGAAACACACCTATTACTGCTgagtgttagatgagaagaagatgagaagattgataccactctcatgtttgtatggTGAATGAGAAGCTACCAAAAGCAGccacttagcttagcttagcataaagaaaaacagctagcctggctctgtcaaaggtaacaaaatccacataCTAGCACCAAAAAGCAAAGCATAGAAACCGTCCCGTAAAACCACATCTTGTTGTTtgtacactttgttttttgtactgataaaacaaatgagatataacatgttaactttagaggtgctggtaggtggattttctGACTTTTGGACAGCCAAACTAGCTGTTTAAATACCACTGAGTTATGagtcaacattttgggaaacataatgtttcccaaaatgaaTACACTGAATACACTATTACAATATAGTATTTCAACATTTGGGGAAATTAAATGTTTCccaaatttcaacattttgggaaacataaGGTCTCCCAAAATGTTGACACACTGTTTCAAGATCACTGCTATTCCTCTTCTCCATCAGGCCAGTACAGGAATCATCATGAACATCATTGGCATCCTTTGCATCACACTGGCCATCAACAGCTGGGGTAAGGCCATGTTTGACCT
This region of Thunnus maccoyii chromosome 6, fThuMac1.1, whole genome shotgun sequence genomic DNA includes:
- the LOC121898811 gene encoding solute carrier family 13 member 5-like, producing the protein MAFFKYLRSVKNELILFSSPFLLLPLPLVIATPEAECAYVIILMAVYWCTEVLPLAITALLPALLFPLFGIMQSKDVCMQYLKDTNMLFVGGLMVAVAVEHWNLHKRIALRVLLFVGVRPALLMLGFMGVTAFLSMWISNTATTAMMVPIVQAVLEQLNNSDAELPQILSSEEQVQTSETDSKLPSQTEKQSEGQGPVMVTFLDATVEATRHKEAAERRRMCKGMTLCVCYAASIGGTATLTGTGPNLVLKGQMSQLFPQNGDVINFASWFGFAFPNMILMLTLAWLWLQFVFVGFNFKKTWGCGAVKTEKEIAAYNVIREQHRLLGPMSFGEISVLGLFTLLVVLWFTRDPGFVDGWATDIFNSRAEYVTDATVAVFIAVLLFVLPSKPPRFCSWRTQSFDTAPHQSAGPTPPLLTWKVAQKKLPWGIVLLLGGGFALAKGSEESGLSKWMGDQMTPLQSIPPWAIAIVLCLLIATFTECTSNVATATLFLPVLASMSQSIGINPLYVMVPCTLSASFAFMLPVATPPNAIVFSYGYLKVADMASTGIIMNIIGILCITLAINSWGKAMFDLDSFPAWANVTGV